A portion of the Corticium candelabrum chromosome 5, ooCorCand1.1, whole genome shotgun sequence genome contains these proteins:
- the LOC134179920 gene encoding protein polybromo-1-like isoform X1 translates to MNEGIITRRKKRTLTGDREDSAAKRTRTGNIECLNEEKAGTGSEPLTRQRKKAMEVVTRDDIKEATTSTRRQRKLLYTTMAEFPVDDSDVMACASGEVERNEQSARQRRTRVTATETASEDNEDQQAVDERSTGRDKVSRMAEESVAMETEDLTTLEHPKRQRRKTMKGLELESMLRRSSTQNSVSMNTDNYSPSIESIDKVEEAPTKRRILQSQWSHTSSDSIAIEEERDDSVNTDLWRVFQCVMECQTRDGRLVSEPFLKLPSRKEYPDYYEVITTPLSLNKIKERIKSGYYETATNLCDDLGLVFTNAHTYNEPNSQIYRDATKLMQVVKKKNLELCGDEEKLPASVSMSEEQPSDATCYFLGVGQSQDTDTSEVEEESAEQSLTKCLTSLYKTVLEHRDSNDRQLCELFLSLPSSEEYPDYFEMIKQPIDMSMIKDKIEREQYATEAHCVADFELMFSNARVYNEEGSLVYEDAIILTRLVKQWLKSRQRSDQTDSSTNQDELLHEGTIRRFCLGDVHYMLASEVSMYLGMMGGELQKHYPNISKKLASYEEKRHLAAQGFSLRPGQVSLLLADDVEQIIMQEEARKQILSADHDVEVPTVSENVSWHLRFLPEQLLLHLAFPSQQIVSATSVDSMNKERVKLSNVTLQKLYCLVETLKACHDRNGRQVAALFIELPSRHEYPDYYQVIRKPIDIKRIEGRIRCQQYCTMDDLFSDILLMCDNACRYNELGSEVFIDSQTLLQLAFRTRAELTGASRLDIYPRVADELQRLIRSLLLSVTRFKSDTGRRLADSLIPCCGDPSSVVWSLEDIIWTAERDGYRLLDEFQGDLLAILTSTRNKYMIDSEAYEDAVVLQRVYMSERDRLCGGVLKWSSPALNYQLVQFEKELTDERQKKLEESRISEEATKQQKTEEDTQAEAVVIQSLTDCCVDGVTCHVGDTVLVTLDGQDMELLFYIQKIWRDDHLSFEGHRFYFPHEIVLQAERNFLDREVLLSHESESVSVRTVQKICVMTDKQYLTHQPKDFPSSLVYFCESTYSKLTYTIRAFKAWPSELPPSVVLEERPSPFFCERRAVSHTTDPSNPRKARTCGRVLNNVVHSDVGGDDGQVYYEQFYVNNMSYKTGDCVYVNTDKHHPFVARIDKIWTDTNGDPWFRGPWFVHPFETDHLPSRTFFIHELLLSSVHDTNPLHSVVGRCAVLVLKDYINCRPVGVAERDVYVCEARYNEADKQIRKLKGLKKFGHSIQVAADEFYYFDEDILPLRIPSPFLFRDLQTLFGLPAQSQPSAITGFVHFANEMLPVFRQTQPSLSFPELLQRTAQQWDGLDDVVKHNYNEKSSYMMEAVELEETDESDNDEFECQWAGCHKSFYEPADFVAHILSTATDSHVILAKTGSSDYPCLWDGCFRVKRPFNQLSKIVRHIRDVHLKSMDLPESLLMSELYSSSGSHIVSQSTGTASTASQSALSDNGPVGRFVTPPQQQIQHSNVYLKYVEQLRTGRQKSSMNVCRREVEPILPDKQLELQFLGAGRGSHSSVIDAVWALRDAMMLDTLKLSNQLNA, encoded by the exons ATGAATGAAGGCATAATAACGCGAAGAAAGAAGCGTACCCTCACTGGTGATAGGGAAGATTCTGCTGCTAAAAGGACGAGGACAGGGAATATTGAATGTTTGAATGAGGAAAAGGCAGGCACAGGATCAGAACCATTAACAAGGCAAAGGAAAAAG GCGATGGAGGTTGTAACGAGAGATGACATCAAGGAAGCAACAACTTCTACAAGAAGACAAAGGAAACTG TTGTACACAACAATGGCTGAATTTCCTGTTGATGACAGTGATGTAATGGCATGTGCAAGTGGAGAGGTAGAAAGAAACGAGCAATCAGCAAGACAAAGAAGGACAAGAGTAACA GCAACGGAAACTGCAAGTGAAGACAATGAGGATCAACAAGCAGTTGATGAGAGATCAACAGGGAGAGACAAG GTCAGCAGAATGGCAGAAGAGTCGGTTGCCATGGAAACTGAAGATTTGACAACTTTAGAACACCCAAAACGACAAAGAAGAAAG ACCATGAAAGGTCTTGAACTGGAGAGTATGCTGAGACGCAGTTCAACACAGAACTCTGTTTCTATGAATACTGATAATTATTCACCCTCTATTGAAAGTATAGACAAAGTGGAAGAAGCACCAACAAAGAGAAGGATATTGCAATCACA GTGGTCTCATACATCAAGTGACAGTATTGCTATAGAGGAAGAAAGGGATGATTCTGTTAATACAGATTTGTGGCGAGTGTTCCAGTGTGTTATGGAATGCCAAACTCGAGATGGCAGATTAGTCAGTGAGCCTTTTCTCAAGCTTCCAAGTAGAAAGGAGTATCCAGATTATTATGAGGTTATCACTACTCCTCTTAGTCTCAACAAGATCAAAGAGAGAATCAAG AGTGGATATTATGAGACGGCTACCAATCTCTGTGATGATCTTGGTCTTGTTTTCACGAATGCTCACACGTACAACGAGCCAAACTCTCAAATCTATAGG GACGCCACAAAGTTGATGCAAGTTGTGAAGAAGAAAAATCTTGAATTATGTGGAGATGAAGAGAAACTGCCAGCCAGT GTTTCAATGTCTGAAGAACAACCAAGTGATGCTACCTGTTATTTTCTTGG TGTTGGCCAGTCTCAAGATACTGACACCTCTGAAGTAGAAGAAGAAAGTGCAGAACAGTCGCTGACGAAGTGTCTTACGTCTCTCTACAAGACTGTTTTAGAACACAGA GACTCTAATGATCGACAGCTATGTGAGCTGTTTTTGTCGCTTCCATCTTCTGAG GAGTACCCAGATTACTTTGAAATGATTAAACAACCTATTGACATGTCTATGATCAAAGACAAGATAGAAAGAGAACAG TATGCCACTGAGGCTCATTGTGTGGCTGACTTTGAGTTGATGTTTTCCAATGCTCGAGTGTACAATGAAGAAGGCAGTCTGGTGTATGAGGATGCCATCATTCTTACTAGACTGGTCAAACAATGGCTGAAAAGCAGACAAAGATCagatcagacagacagtagcaCAAACCAAGATGAACTACTTCATGAAGGAACTATTCGCCGATTTTGTCTTGGAGATGTTCACTACATGCTGGCCAGCGAAGTGAGTATGTATCTTGGTATGATGGGAGGAGAACTTCAAAAACATTATCCCAACATTTCAAAGAAACTTGCTTCTTATGAAGAAAAGAGGCACTTGGCAGCACAAG gTTTTAGTTTACGTCCGGGTCAAGTCAGTCTCTTACTGGCTGATGACGTAGAACAGATAATAATGCAAGAAGAGGCGAGAAAGCAGAT ATTAAGTGCCGATCATGATGTTGAGGTCCCTACTGTTTCTGAGAACGTCTCATGGCACTTGCGTTTCTTACCAGAACAGCTGCTTCTCCATCTGGCCTTTCCATCTCAACAAATTGTTTCTGCAACTTCTGTGGACTCCATGAACAAAGAGAGAGTTAAACTATCGAATGTCACTCTTCAGAAACTATACTGTCTTGTAGAGACTTTAAAAGCTTGTCACGACAGAAATGGCAGACAAGTAGCTGCTTTGTTTATTGAGTTGCCATCAAGACAT GAATATCCTGATTATTACCAGGTTATCAGAAAACCTATTGATATCAAGAGAATAGAAGGCAGAATCAGATGTCAACAG TATTGTACAATGGATGATCTGTTCAGTGATATCTTGCTGATGTGTGACAATGCTTGCAGATACAATGAACTGGGGTCTGAAGTGTTCATA GACTCACAGACTTTACTGCAGTTGGCATTTAGGACGAGAGCTGAGCTGACAG GTGCCAGTCGTCTGGATATCTATCCTAGGGTTGCCGATGAGCTTCAACGTCTTATTCGTTCTCTTCTTTTGTCAGTAACTCGTTTTAAATCAGATACTGGCAGGAGACTTGCTGATTCTCTTATTCCATGTTGTGGTGATCCTTCTTCTGTGGTGTGGAGCTTGGAAGATATTATCTGGACAGCAGAACGTGATGGTTATCGCTTATTAGACGAGTTTCAGGGAGATTTGTTGGCAATATTGACAAGCACTCGGAATAAGTATATGATTGACTCAGAG GCTTATGAGGATGCTGTTGTGCTGCAGCGTGTTTATATGTCTGAAAGAGATCGCTTGTGTGGTGGTGTGCTGAAATGGTCATCACCAGCACTGAATTATCAACTTGTGCAGTTTGAGAAAGAATTGACGGATGAGAGACAGAAAAAATTGGAAGAAAGCAGAATTAGTGAGGaagcaacaaaacaacagaagacAGAAGAGGATACACAAGCTGAG GCTGTTGTCATTCAGTCATTGACAGACTGCTGTGTTGATGGTGTTACTTGCCATGTTGGGGACACTGTCTTAGTCAC GTTGGATGGTCAGGATATGGAATTGCTGTTTTATATTCAGAAAATTTGGAGAGATGACCATTTG tctTTTGAGGGACATCGTTTCTATTTTCCTCATGAAATAGTTTTGCAAGCAGAGAGGAACTTTCTAGACAGA GAAGTGTTACTGAGTCATGAAAGTGAGTCTGTGAGTGTCAGAACTGTTCAGAAGATTTGTGTGATGACAGACAAGCAATATCTCACACATCAGCCAAAG GACTTTCCTTCTTCTTTGGTCTACTTTTGTGAGTCAACATACAGTAAGCTAACATATACAATACGAGCATTCAAG GCATGGCCATCTGAGTTGCCACCTTCAGTTGTTTTGGAAGAAAGACCATCTCCTTTtttctgtgagaggagagcTGTCAGCCATACAACCGATCCTTCAAACCCAAGAAAGGCTCGTACATGTGGAAGAGTATTGAAT aATGTTGTACATAGTGATGTTGGAGGTGATGATGGGCAAGTCTACTATGAACAGTTTTATGTAAACAACATGTCTTACAAGACAGGcgactgtgtgtatgtcaacaCTGACAAGCATCATCCATTTGTAGCGAGAATTGACAAAATATGGACAGACACTAA TGGCGACCCTTGGTTTCGTGGTCCATGGTTTGTCCATCCTTTTGAAACAGACCATCTTCCCTCTCGAACATTCTTTATTCACGAACTTTTGTTGAGCTCTGTACATGATACAAATCCTCTTCACAGTGTCGTAGGAAGATGTGCTGTGCTTGTACTGAAAGATTACATCAACT GTCGTCCTGTGGGTGTGGCTGAGAGAGACGTGTATGTTTGTGAAGCAAGATACAACGAAgctgacaaacaaatcagGAAGCTGAAAGGATTGAAA AAATTTGGGCACTCAATTCAAGTTGCTGCTGATGAGTTTTACTACTTTGATGAAGATATCCTTCCACTAAGG ATTCCTTCTCCATTTCTGTTTCGAGATCTTCAGACTTTGTTTGGTCTTCCTGCACAATCTCAGCCGTCTGCTATCACTGGTTTTGTTCACTTTGCAAATGAAATGTTACCAGTCTTTAGGCAGACTCAGCCATCTTTATCATTTCCAGAGTTACTGCAGCGAACAGCACAGCAG TGGGATGGTCTCGATGACGTTGTGAAACACAATTACAATGAAAAAAGTTCTTACATGATGGAAGCTGTTGAATTAGAGGAGACTGATGAGTCAGACAATGATGAGTTTGAGTGTCAGTGGGCTGGATGTCACAAAAGCTTTTATGAGCCAGCAGACTTTGTAGCTCACATCCTTTCTACTGCGACAGACAGTCATGTTATTTTGGCAAAGACAG GATCATCTGATTATCCATGTCTGTGGGATGGATGTTTTAGAGTCAAAAG GCCATTTAATCAGCTTTCTAAGATTGTAAGACATATCAGAGATGTTCATTTAAAGTCTATGGACTTACCGGAAAGCTTACTTATGAG
- the LOC134179920 gene encoding protein polybromo-1-like isoform X2 has protein sequence MNEGIITRRKKRTLTGDREDSAAKRTRTGNIECLNEEKAGTGSEPLTRQRKKAMEVVTRDDIKEATTSTRRQRKLLYTTMAEFPVDDSDVMACASGEVERNEQSARQRRTRVTATETASEDNEDQQAVDERSTGRDKVSRMAEESVAMETEDLTTLEHPKRQRRKTMKGLELESMLRRSSTQNSVSMNTDNYSPSIESIDKVEEAPTKRRILQSQWSHTSSDSIAIEEERDDSVNTDLWRVFQCVMECQTRDGRLVSEPFLKLPSRKEYPDYYEVITTPLSLNKIKERIKSGYYETATNLCDDLGLVFTNAHTYNEPNSQIYRDATKLMQVVKKKNLELCGDEEKLPASVSMSEEQPSDATCYFLGVGQSQDTDTSEVEEESAEQSLTKCLTSLYKTVLEHRDSNDRQLCELFLSLPSSEEYPDYFEMIKQPIDMSMIKDKIEREQYATEAHCVADFELMFSNARVYNEEGSLVYEDAIILTRLVKQWLKSRQRSDQTDSSTNQDELLHEGTIRRFCLGDVHYMLASEVSMYLGMMGGELQKHYPNISKKLASYEEKRHLAAQGFSLRPGQVSLLLADDVEQIIMQEEARKQILSADHDVEVPTVSENVSWHLRFLPEQLLLHLAFPSQQIVSATSVDSMNKERVKLSNVTLQKLYCLVETLKACHDRNGRQVAALFIELPSRHEYPDYYQVIRKPIDIKRIEGRIRCQQYCTMDDLFSDILLMCDNACRYNELGSEVFIDSQTLLQLAFRTRAELTGASRLDIYPRVADELQRLIRSLLLSVTRFKSDTGRRLADSLIPCCGDPSSVVWSLEDIIWTAERDGYRLLDEFQGDLLAILTSTRNKYMIDSERVYMSERDRLCGGVLKWSSPALNYQLVQFEKELTDERQKKLEESRISEEATKQQKTEEDTQAEAVVIQSLTDCCVDGVTCHVGDTVLVTLDGQDMELLFYIQKIWRDDHLSFEGHRFYFPHEIVLQAERNFLDREVLLSHESESVSVRTVQKICVMTDKQYLTHQPKDFPSSLVYFCESTYSKLTYTIRAFKAWPSELPPSVVLEERPSPFFCERRAVSHTTDPSNPRKARTCGRVLNNVVHSDVGGDDGQVYYEQFYVNNMSYKTGDCVYVNTDKHHPFVARIDKIWTDTNGDPWFRGPWFVHPFETDHLPSRTFFIHELLLSSVHDTNPLHSVVGRCAVLVLKDYINCRPVGVAERDVYVCEARYNEADKQIRKLKGLKKFGHSIQVAADEFYYFDEDILPLRIPSPFLFRDLQTLFGLPAQSQPSAITGFVHFANEMLPVFRQTQPSLSFPELLQRTAQQWDGLDDVVKHNYNEKSSYMMEAVELEETDESDNDEFECQWAGCHKSFYEPADFVAHILSTATDSHVILAKTGSSDYPCLWDGCFRVKRPFNQLSKIVRHIRDVHLKSMDLPESLLMSELYSSSGSHIVSQSTGTASTASQSALSDNGPVGRFVTPPQQQIQHSNVYLKYVEQLRTGRQKSSMNVCRREVEPILPDKQLELQFLGAGRGSHSSVIDAVWALRDAMMLDTLKLSNQLNA, from the exons ATGAATGAAGGCATAATAACGCGAAGAAAGAAGCGTACCCTCACTGGTGATAGGGAAGATTCTGCTGCTAAAAGGACGAGGACAGGGAATATTGAATGTTTGAATGAGGAAAAGGCAGGCACAGGATCAGAACCATTAACAAGGCAAAGGAAAAAG GCGATGGAGGTTGTAACGAGAGATGACATCAAGGAAGCAACAACTTCTACAAGAAGACAAAGGAAACTG TTGTACACAACAATGGCTGAATTTCCTGTTGATGACAGTGATGTAATGGCATGTGCAAGTGGAGAGGTAGAAAGAAACGAGCAATCAGCAAGACAAAGAAGGACAAGAGTAACA GCAACGGAAACTGCAAGTGAAGACAATGAGGATCAACAAGCAGTTGATGAGAGATCAACAGGGAGAGACAAG GTCAGCAGAATGGCAGAAGAGTCGGTTGCCATGGAAACTGAAGATTTGACAACTTTAGAACACCCAAAACGACAAAGAAGAAAG ACCATGAAAGGTCTTGAACTGGAGAGTATGCTGAGACGCAGTTCAACACAGAACTCTGTTTCTATGAATACTGATAATTATTCACCCTCTATTGAAAGTATAGACAAAGTGGAAGAAGCACCAACAAAGAGAAGGATATTGCAATCACA GTGGTCTCATACATCAAGTGACAGTATTGCTATAGAGGAAGAAAGGGATGATTCTGTTAATACAGATTTGTGGCGAGTGTTCCAGTGTGTTATGGAATGCCAAACTCGAGATGGCAGATTAGTCAGTGAGCCTTTTCTCAAGCTTCCAAGTAGAAAGGAGTATCCAGATTATTATGAGGTTATCACTACTCCTCTTAGTCTCAACAAGATCAAAGAGAGAATCAAG AGTGGATATTATGAGACGGCTACCAATCTCTGTGATGATCTTGGTCTTGTTTTCACGAATGCTCACACGTACAACGAGCCAAACTCTCAAATCTATAGG GACGCCACAAAGTTGATGCAAGTTGTGAAGAAGAAAAATCTTGAATTATGTGGAGATGAAGAGAAACTGCCAGCCAGT GTTTCAATGTCTGAAGAACAACCAAGTGATGCTACCTGTTATTTTCTTGG TGTTGGCCAGTCTCAAGATACTGACACCTCTGAAGTAGAAGAAGAAAGTGCAGAACAGTCGCTGACGAAGTGTCTTACGTCTCTCTACAAGACTGTTTTAGAACACAGA GACTCTAATGATCGACAGCTATGTGAGCTGTTTTTGTCGCTTCCATCTTCTGAG GAGTACCCAGATTACTTTGAAATGATTAAACAACCTATTGACATGTCTATGATCAAAGACAAGATAGAAAGAGAACAG TATGCCACTGAGGCTCATTGTGTGGCTGACTTTGAGTTGATGTTTTCCAATGCTCGAGTGTACAATGAAGAAGGCAGTCTGGTGTATGAGGATGCCATCATTCTTACTAGACTGGTCAAACAATGGCTGAAAAGCAGACAAAGATCagatcagacagacagtagcaCAAACCAAGATGAACTACTTCATGAAGGAACTATTCGCCGATTTTGTCTTGGAGATGTTCACTACATGCTGGCCAGCGAAGTGAGTATGTATCTTGGTATGATGGGAGGAGAACTTCAAAAACATTATCCCAACATTTCAAAGAAACTTGCTTCTTATGAAGAAAAGAGGCACTTGGCAGCACAAG gTTTTAGTTTACGTCCGGGTCAAGTCAGTCTCTTACTGGCTGATGACGTAGAACAGATAATAATGCAAGAAGAGGCGAGAAAGCAGAT ATTAAGTGCCGATCATGATGTTGAGGTCCCTACTGTTTCTGAGAACGTCTCATGGCACTTGCGTTTCTTACCAGAACAGCTGCTTCTCCATCTGGCCTTTCCATCTCAACAAATTGTTTCTGCAACTTCTGTGGACTCCATGAACAAAGAGAGAGTTAAACTATCGAATGTCACTCTTCAGAAACTATACTGTCTTGTAGAGACTTTAAAAGCTTGTCACGACAGAAATGGCAGACAAGTAGCTGCTTTGTTTATTGAGTTGCCATCAAGACAT GAATATCCTGATTATTACCAGGTTATCAGAAAACCTATTGATATCAAGAGAATAGAAGGCAGAATCAGATGTCAACAG TATTGTACAATGGATGATCTGTTCAGTGATATCTTGCTGATGTGTGACAATGCTTGCAGATACAATGAACTGGGGTCTGAAGTGTTCATA GACTCACAGACTTTACTGCAGTTGGCATTTAGGACGAGAGCTGAGCTGACAG GTGCCAGTCGTCTGGATATCTATCCTAGGGTTGCCGATGAGCTTCAACGTCTTATTCGTTCTCTTCTTTTGTCAGTAACTCGTTTTAAATCAGATACTGGCAGGAGACTTGCTGATTCTCTTATTCCATGTTGTGGTGATCCTTCTTCTGTGGTGTGGAGCTTGGAAGATATTATCTGGACAGCAGAACGTGATGGTTATCGCTTATTAGACGAGTTTCAGGGAGATTTGTTGGCAATATTGACAAGCACTCGGAATAAGTATATGATTGACTCAGAG CGTGTTTATATGTCTGAAAGAGATCGCTTGTGTGGTGGTGTGCTGAAATGGTCATCACCAGCACTGAATTATCAACTTGTGCAGTTTGAGAAAGAATTGACGGATGAGAGACAGAAAAAATTGGAAGAAAGCAGAATTAGTGAGGaagcaacaaaacaacagaagacAGAAGAGGATACACAAGCTGAG GCTGTTGTCATTCAGTCATTGACAGACTGCTGTGTTGATGGTGTTACTTGCCATGTTGGGGACACTGTCTTAGTCAC GTTGGATGGTCAGGATATGGAATTGCTGTTTTATATTCAGAAAATTTGGAGAGATGACCATTTG tctTTTGAGGGACATCGTTTCTATTTTCCTCATGAAATAGTTTTGCAAGCAGAGAGGAACTTTCTAGACAGA GAAGTGTTACTGAGTCATGAAAGTGAGTCTGTGAGTGTCAGAACTGTTCAGAAGATTTGTGTGATGACAGACAAGCAATATCTCACACATCAGCCAAAG GACTTTCCTTCTTCTTTGGTCTACTTTTGTGAGTCAACATACAGTAAGCTAACATATACAATACGAGCATTCAAG GCATGGCCATCTGAGTTGCCACCTTCAGTTGTTTTGGAAGAAAGACCATCTCCTTTtttctgtgagaggagagcTGTCAGCCATACAACCGATCCTTCAAACCCAAGAAAGGCTCGTACATGTGGAAGAGTATTGAAT aATGTTGTACATAGTGATGTTGGAGGTGATGATGGGCAAGTCTACTATGAACAGTTTTATGTAAACAACATGTCTTACAAGACAGGcgactgtgtgtatgtcaacaCTGACAAGCATCATCCATTTGTAGCGAGAATTGACAAAATATGGACAGACACTAA TGGCGACCCTTGGTTTCGTGGTCCATGGTTTGTCCATCCTTTTGAAACAGACCATCTTCCCTCTCGAACATTCTTTATTCACGAACTTTTGTTGAGCTCTGTACATGATACAAATCCTCTTCACAGTGTCGTAGGAAGATGTGCTGTGCTTGTACTGAAAGATTACATCAACT GTCGTCCTGTGGGTGTGGCTGAGAGAGACGTGTATGTTTGTGAAGCAAGATACAACGAAgctgacaaacaaatcagGAAGCTGAAAGGATTGAAA AAATTTGGGCACTCAATTCAAGTTGCTGCTGATGAGTTTTACTACTTTGATGAAGATATCCTTCCACTAAGG ATTCCTTCTCCATTTCTGTTTCGAGATCTTCAGACTTTGTTTGGTCTTCCTGCACAATCTCAGCCGTCTGCTATCACTGGTTTTGTTCACTTTGCAAATGAAATGTTACCAGTCTTTAGGCAGACTCAGCCATCTTTATCATTTCCAGAGTTACTGCAGCGAACAGCACAGCAG TGGGATGGTCTCGATGACGTTGTGAAACACAATTACAATGAAAAAAGTTCTTACATGATGGAAGCTGTTGAATTAGAGGAGACTGATGAGTCAGACAATGATGAGTTTGAGTGTCAGTGGGCTGGATGTCACAAAAGCTTTTATGAGCCAGCAGACTTTGTAGCTCACATCCTTTCTACTGCGACAGACAGTCATGTTATTTTGGCAAAGACAG GATCATCTGATTATCCATGTCTGTGGGATGGATGTTTTAGAGTCAAAAG GCCATTTAATCAGCTTTCTAAGATTGTAAGACATATCAGAGATGTTCATTTAAAGTCTATGGACTTACCGGAAAGCTTACTTATGAG